The genomic window CACAGAGTTCACCTGCATGGCGGCCTCTTCCACTCCAGCAGCCATATGTTCGGTCGCGCTGTCAAGCATGTTTGCAGCAGAGGAGACGTCGTTGCTACTCTTGGCCACGTGTTTAATGGCGTCGTGGAGCGTCTCCGCCAGGAGGTTAAAGTCGTTTGCCATCTGACCGATCTCGTCGGAAGTGCTGACCGGTATCCGTCCGGTCAGATCTCCTCGGGCCACTCGCCGGATCACATCCACTGTTTGCTTTATGGGAAAGAGTATGAGAGATCGCATAGTCAGACTGATGATCAAGGGGAGGAGAATAGCTGCGAGGAACACCCCGACCGAAACCATAAGACCCAGTTTGAAAGTTTTTGCCGAGGAGTCATATTGATCCTTGCTGAGTTTCTTTTCGAGACTGATGAGTCTGTCGACGCATTCGCTGATGCTTCCCGACAGACTGTCGGCAAAGGTAACATAGGCGTTGCTGTCCGCGCCCTCCTTGGAGATATCCTGAGCAAGTCCCTCAAATTTTGACATGAGATCGAGCATCTCCTGAAAGATTGTCTGCTCATCCTTGGTCAAACCGGGCGACTTGCGCAACTGTTGCAGGGCATCCGAAAGATCTTTGATTGAAGCGGTTTGTTGCTGTGCAAGGTACTCTATCTTGGACCTCGGAAGGTTAGCGGCCACAGCCCCTTGAAGCTTATAGAGCTTTGACTGCAGCTGATTAAGCTTTATGGAGAAATCTGACGCGGATTGGTAGTAACCAAAGCGCTTATTCACGATGTCATCCATTGCCCCCCTCTGTTTGTAGAATCCCACATAGGTAACAACTCCGAAGATTACAACAAACAGGGCCGCGGTGAAAGGTGCCACGAGTAGCTTCTTTGTGAGCTTTAAGTTGCCGAGCCAGGTTTTCATTGGTTTGCTCCTTGTAAATTGCTTTGAGAACGCCGCCCATGCTCTAAGCGAGCGCTCATCTTGATGTATTTTCGGCAAATTGCGACACTTCTTAAGGGACGCCCTATGCCCCTCCCCAGCCTTTTTTTCCCGTGGGCATGAGCATGACCAGAGGGATAGATGAGAGAAGTCCAAAACCGAAGATGCTGAAGGTAATCTTGAAACCTGTGCTCGGGCTCACGCTCGAATGCAAAATGAGGGTAATGATAGAAATGCCCAATGCGCCCCCAACGGTTCTGAACATACCCCGAAGTCCGACGATGCTGGCTACTTTCTCCGGCATGAGCTCTATGCACGCATTGTTGGCAGCCGGAAACGCAATCCCCATACCCACTCCCGTAATCAGTATAAGGATGGAGAGTACCTCTGCGCTCCCTATCCGGACGGCCACTGCACCCCATAACTGGCCTTGCCCGAGGATGATCGTTGTGAGGGAGATAATGGTCAACCCCACTATCATGGGCACACGGTATCCGCACCGTTTGAGCAGAAAACTTGTAACCGCGGAAGAGGAAATAGTTCCTATGGAGCGGGGTGTGAGTATCATCC from Syntrophorhabdaceae bacterium includes these protein-coding regions:
- a CDS encoding methyl-accepting chemotaxis protein, yielding MKTWLGNLKLTKKLLVAPFTAALFVVIFGVVTYVGFYKQRGAMDDIVNKRFGYYQSASDFSIKLNQLQSKLYKLQGAVAANLPRSKIEYLAQQQTASIKDLSDALQQLRKSPGLTKDEQTIFQEMLDLMSKFEGLAQDISKEGADSNAYVTFADSLSGSISECVDRLISLEKKLSKDQYDSSAKTFKLGLMVSVGVFLAAILLPLIISLTMRSLILFPIKQTVDVIRRVARGDLTGRIPVSTSDEIGQMANDFNLLAETLHDAIKHVAKSSNDVSSAANMLDSATEHMAAGVEEAAMQVNSVAAASEEMSKTSSEIAQNCVMAAKSSERANESASTGEAIIRQTIEVMNRINEKVKDSAQIIKNLGQRSDQIGEIVGLINDVADQTNLLALNAAIEAARAGEHGRGFAVVADEVRKLAERTSDATKEIRETIQSMQSETKKAVVSMEEGVSDVGQGSAEAIKSGNALKDILDQINKVTAEINQIAVASEQETATTNEIASSIQQISVVMQETAKRIQQNAEASAKLADLSKNMNEMVGRFSL